In the Bacteroidales bacterium genome, TAACAGAGAACTCCAGTGGTGGCAGCACAAAGGAAAAAATATCATCATTTCCCCTCCCCTTCCTCGAGGAACTAAAAAACCCCCGCTCCACCTCTTCTTCAAACACGATACCAAAATCATCCTCCGGGGAGTTTATAGGAGGTTTCATATTTTCCAGTCTCCAGGACCTGGTTTCATCCAGGGTAGCCTTGTAAATATCAAGCCCCCCTATTCCCACCCTGCTGTCGGATGAGAAATATAGCGTTCCATCGCTGTGAACAAATGGATAAAGCTCATTTCCGGGAGTGTTGATCTCCTCCCCCATATTTACGGGAGAACCCCAGCTGTCACTCTGGCTTTCTCGTGTTACTTTCCAGATATCTTTCTCACCCAGGCCACCAGGCATGTCAGAAACAAAGTAAAGCGTAAGACCATCGGGCGAAATAGCCGGATGGGCAGTGGTTACACTGTCGCCCAGAGCTTCAAGCTCCACCTTCGGCTCAGACCAGCCACTTCCGCTGGCGCTGGCGCTAAGAATCTGGCAACCGAGTTTCTGGTTCTTACCTTTCTTGCACCTGGTAAAATAGAGGGTGGTAAAATCCGAGGATATACATGGAGTTCCATCCTCGAACTCGGAGTTCAGACTCTCAACGGGAACCGGCACACTCCATTTCCCTTTTCTGTCAAGGGTGGATGAAAAGAGGTCCGCAAAATTTTGTCCCGTTGCTCCATGTGTTTCATTGCCGGTGGCATCTTCACGGGTGGAAGTAAAATATAATTCTGTGAAGGCTTCATTGATATATCCCGGGCTGAAATCCCTTTCCCTGGAATTAAAATATCGCATATTTTCAACGATATACCCCGTCGGGTTATTCTTCCAGCTAATAGCAACCTCGCATGACTCAATTCCAATATTTCCCCGGGGATCGTCCGGAACCAGTTCCACATAACGCTTAAACTGCTCCGCAGCATCCGTGTACTTCTCATTTACAAGCATCATCTGGCCATACCTGAGAAAGATTACCGGATCCTGATAATCTTCTCTAACAGCCTTCTTATACCATAATTCAGCAGAGCGTGCATCACCAAGTATCCGGTAACACTCCCCTATATTAAAGAGAATGGCCGTCTTCTGCATTTTATCGCTAACCTTATTCACAGCATTCTTAAAAAGATCGATGGCTTCATAATACTCACCGGCTTCGAATGCAGCCTGAGCCCTGGAGTCTTTCTGCTTTTTTTGCCCTTCAACCGGATTTATAATCAGTAGAGCGGCCATAATGACCAGTGAAACTACTCTGAAAAATCTATTCATTATCGCTTGCCGTTTTTACAATTTGATAAAATTACCTTTTTTTTCCATGATAATAAAACGTAAGAAGCCCCCCGTAAATTACGGAGGGCCCCTTAAATATGGCTATGCAGGTAAAGTTTAACTTGAGAACAGCAGTTCCCTGTATTTGGGCAAAGGCCAGATCTCATCATCCACAATAAGTTCAAGCTTATCGATATGATAACGGATCTTATTCAGGAAAGGAGCAACAGTGGCAGAGTAAGCTTTGGATTTCTCTTTCTCATCATCCATCTTATTGGCTACTTTTCTGGCCTCAACCATCTCATTTACTCCAGTTTTAATGGCAGTAACATGGTCGGAGATCTCTTTGATCAGTTCGATCCTGTTACCAGCCAGTGACTTATACTCCTCACCGTAGATCTCTTTCAATCCAAGCACATTCTCCATCAGCCTGTTCTGATACTTTACAGCCGTTGGAACAATATGATTCATGGCAAGGTCACCCAGTACTCTGGCCTCAATCTGGATCTTCATGGTATACTGTTCAAACATCACCTCTACGCGTCCCTCCAGTTCTGCCTCGGAAAAGATCCCCAGGTCGAAAAAGAGCTTTTTGGATTTTTCACTTAAATAGGCCGACAGGGCTTCAGGAACATCGGTAACATTGGTAAGTCCGCGTTTGGCTGCCTCCTTCACCCATTCATCACTGTAGTTGTCACCCTCAAAGCGGATAGCTTTGGATGCTATGATGTACTCCCTGAGCACCTGGAATATGGCTTCATCCTTTTTAATACCCTTTTCGATAAGCGCATCTACCTCCACTTTAAAGTCCATCAGCTGCTTGGCAACAGCTGCATTCAATATGGTCATGGGTGTGGCAGGATTACAGCTTCCTCCTACGGCTCTGAACTCAAAACGATTCCCCGTAAAGGTAAAAGGTGAGGTTCTGTTCCGGTCTGTATTATCCAGCAAGATCTCAGGTATCTTCCCGATATCCAGCTTCAGGGCGGTCTTCTCATCCGGAGACATTTTTTTACTGGTAACCTGCTCCTCAAGCTGATCGAGCATGGCCGAAACTTCTGAACCAAGGAAACAGGAAAGAATGGCAGGAGGTGCTTCATTGGCCCCTAGCCTGTGTGCGTTAGATGCCGATGCAATACTGGCCCTCAATAAATCCTGATGATCAAATACAGTTTTAATCGTATTTACCACGAAAGTTAAAAACTGCAGATTGGTCTTTGGATTCTTACCTGGTGAGTGCAGAACCACTCCGGTATCGGTGGAAAGCGACCAGTTGTTATGCTTTCCTGTTCCATTAATACCCTGAAAAGGTTTTTCATGGAACAGCACCCTGAAACCATGATGCCTGGATACTTTTGTCATCAGATCCATCAGCAACACGTTATGATCCACTGCCAGATTGCACTCCTCAAAAACAGGAGCTAACTCATATTGATTA is a window encoding:
- a CDS encoding OmpA family protein, which translates into the protein MNRFFRVVSLVIMAALLIINPVEGQKKQKDSRAQAAFEAGEYYEAIDLFKNAVNKVSDKMQKTAILFNIGECYRILGDARSAELWYKKAVREDYQDPVIFLRYGQMMLVNEKYTDAAEQFKRYVELVPDDPRGNIGIESCEVAISWKNNPTGYIVENMRYFNSRERDFSPGYINEAFTELYFTSTREDATGNETHGATGQNFADLFSSTLDRKGKWSVPVPVESLNSEFEDGTPCISSDFTTLYFTRCKKGKNQKLGCQILSASASGSGWSEPKVELEALGDSVTTAHPAISPDGLTLYFVSDMPGGLGEKDIWKVTRESQSDSWGSPVNMGEEINTPGNELYPFVHSDGTLYFSSDSRVGIGGLDIYKATLDETRSWRLENMKPPINSPEDDFGIVFEEEVERGFFSSSRKGRGNDDIFSFVLPPLEFSVTGVVKDERNDQILPGSTVRSVGSDGITVEANTGEDGTFRFMLKPGTDYVFVATQPGYLNGKERESTRGLDQSQEFEVTIYLASITQVIELPNIFYDFAKWYLRPESMVSLDNLVETLNDNPNVTIELMSHTDSRGTPADNQELSQKRAQSVVDYLISKGIQPDRLKAQGYGESQPKVVDEKVKTQYGFLEIGDILTEAFINQMEGVELQEKAHQVNRRTEFRVLSTDYIPQN
- a CDS encoding glutamine synthetase III → MAVIRFKALEQVFDRKPLHVPPPSDKTSDYYAINVFDRAKMQKYLSKDAFNHVMDAVEKGTPIDRNKADSVAAGMKAWATERGATHYTHWFQPLTGGTAEKHDAFIHPNSYGGVVETFSGEALAQQEPDASSFPSGGIRNTFEARGYTAWDPTSPAFIIDNTLSIPTVFISYTGEALDHKTPLLKALSAVDKAATEICQLFDKNVGSVNANLGWEQEYFLIDEALYYARPDLALTGRTLMGHASAKDQQLDDHYFGSIPERVMSFMHDLESEAYKLGIPVKTRHNEVAPNQYELAPVFEECNLAVDHNVLLMDLMTKVSRHHGFRVLFHEKPFQGINGTGKHNNWSLSTDTGVVLHSPGKNPKTNLQFLTFVVNTIKTVFDHQDLLRASIASASNAHRLGANEAPPAILSCFLGSEVSAMLDQLEEQVTSKKMSPDEKTALKLDIGKIPEILLDNTDRNRTSPFTFTGNRFEFRAVGGSCNPATPMTILNAAVAKQLMDFKVEVDALIEKGIKKDEAIFQVLREYIIASKAIRFEGDNYSDEWVKEAAKRGLTNVTDVPEALSAYLSEKSKKLFFDLGIFSEAELEGRVEVMFEQYTMKIQIEARVLGDLAMNHIVPTAVKYQNRLMENVLGLKEIYGEEYKSLAGNRIELIKEISDHVTAIKTGVNEMVEARKVANKMDDEKEKSKAYSATVAPFLNKIRYHIDKLELIVDDEIWPLPKYRELLFSS